Part of the Brevibacillus brevis genome is shown below.
CCCATCAGGATGCTGGTATGGGCGTCGTGGCCGCACGCATGCATTTTTCCTGCTACCGTGGAGCGGTACGGCGAGTCCTTTTGCTCGTGAATCGGCAAGGCGTCCATATCGGCCCGCAGGCCAATCGTCGGGCCCGGATTCTTGCCTCGCAAAAGGCCGACGACTCCGGTCCTTCCTACACCACGCTTTACCTCCAGCCCCAGCCTTTCCAGATGCCGAGCGACGATGTCCGATGTGCGCACTTCTTCAAAGCCGAGCTCCGGATTTTGGTGAAAGTCCCGGCGCCAGGCGGTCACCTCTTCCTTCAGCGCGCTGGCTTTCGCGAGAATATCCGAGCTGCGGTACAGCACGGGAACTTGGTCCATGCCCCTACACCTCCTTGGCGAACTCTTCGAAAATGGCGGCCATGTGCTTGATTCCCTGGATATAGTCCTCGACGATGACGTTCTCGTTCGGCGCGTGATTGTTGGAAGCGAAGTTGCCCACGCCTACCGATACGGCCGGGATGCCGAGGCTTTGGCACAGTATGTACATCGGTCCCGTGCCAGGCGACATCGGCATGATCGTCGGTTCCATCCCGTAGATGTCTTTGACCGTATTCACCACAGCCCGTGTCAGCGGATTGTCGAACGGGGTACGAGCCGGATGCTCCAGCGTAAAGCCCTCCATCTCGATATCGGAGAAGCCATGCTCGTCCAGATGCTTGCGCAGCAGGGTGAAGATTTCATGCGGGTCTTGGTCCGGCACCAGGCGGAAGTCCAGCTTGACCCTCGCTTCTGCCGGCAGAACCGTCTTGGAGCCAGGCCCGGTATACCCGGAAACCAGTCCGCATACGGTACAGGTCGGCTGGAAAATCAGCTTTTCCTTCAAGGGAACGCCTGTCAAATCGAGCAGGAACGACTTCAGCCCCAGCTTTTCCAGCGTGCTTTCCTCGTTGTAAATCATGTTTTCGAGCATGGCGACGTCATCCTCGTTCAGAGCTGCCACTTTGTCGTAGAAGCCTTTGATCTGGATTCTTTCGTCCGGCGTCTTCAATGTCTGAAGCGCCCACAGCAGCCGCCATGCCGGGTTTTCGATGATCGCCGCATTCGCGGAATGAAGGTCGGTGTTGGCGCCGCGGCACACCAGCTCCACGTAGCACATGCCCTTGACGCCGAGGCTGACCTGCGGACGTCCATCCGCGTTTTTATAGCCGAACTCCCAGATACAGCCGTCCGCTTGGATCATCTCGCGGTACTTTTCCACGAACTCTTCCAGGTGGACGCTGCCGATCTCTTCTTCCCCTTCCACGATGAACTTCACCCGAGTCGGGAGCTTCCCTCTCACCTGCTGATAGGCGTGAACGGCAGCCAGCCGCGCCATGAGATTTCCCTTGTTGTCCGCCACACCGCGCGCGTACATGCGG
Proteins encoded:
- a CDS encoding M20/M25/M40 family metallo-hydrolase, translated to MTSVQDVYAFIEQNKEMYIRWLQEICRQPSVAAQNRGMKETANMVERFIQEIGGESRQLETSGFPVVYGEFAGESEKTLSFYNHYDVQPEDPVDLWESPPFGAEIRDGRMYARGVADNKGNLMARLAAVHAYQQVRGKLPTRVKFIVEGEEEIGSVHLEEFVEKYREMIQADGCIWEFGYKNADGRPQVSLGVKGMCYVELVCRGANTDLHSANAAIIENPAWRLLWALQTLKTPDERIQIKGFYDKVAALNEDDVAMLENMIYNEESTLEKLGLKSFLLDLTGVPLKEKLIFQPTCTVCGLVSGYTGPGSKTVLPAEARVKLDFRLVPDQDPHEIFTLLRKHLDEHGFSDIEMEGFTLEHPARTPFDNPLTRAVVNTVKDIYGMEPTIMPMSPGTGPMYILCQSLGIPAVSVGVGNFASNNHAPNENVIVEDYIQGIKHMAAIFEEFAKEV